The following is a genomic window from Mya arenaria isolate MELC-2E11 chromosome 4, ASM2691426v1.
AGTCGCCCCTGCTAGTTGTAAGTGAAAATGTTGAAAGGCCCATAAGTTGAACCTTAAAGATATATTAAATTACTTTCGATTGGTGTCCCTTGATAGATAAATAAACGTCTCGCATGAGTTTGAATACAATTACCtatgtacattgtatacatgtacgAAACAAAACGATGAAAGCGTCTGGTACATGTACGTTTGGCATATTAAGTTAGTCTTAAAACCTTTTgggttattttgtttgattggccgcctttttttctcttttcaagGTCAGTAACTTGAaggaatatattattttaagggAGAAAGGAAGTAGCCTTCTCTGCACGTCTATCGGTCACTAAGGAGCACATGACAGACGGCACAACGGTGGTGTTTGACCAGATGATCTCTAACTACGGTGATGCCTACAACCCGCGGACCGGTATTTTCACGTGCACGCGCACCGGCCTCTACCTCTTTTCTGTGTCCCTTGAGGGTCACTACACGGACGGACAGGGGGATATCCCGGCTGCCATCACAATGGACGGCACCCACCTTGGCTACCTGGTGTCAGACCCGATCAAGTCTGGTCAGGACGTGCAAGGCGCCGTCACCATGGTGACGCAAGTGCGCGAAGGACAGCGCGTCTGGGTGGAGGTGTACTACAGGAATGACGTGTCCGTCTTTAGAACGTTCTCAACGTTCACCGGTGTTCTTCTTTCCTAATTTAATGTAGAAAAACTGAACTTTTAATGGTATCGCTTTTGTGTTGTATGAATGCAAAAAATGTGAATAcatattgcagaaaaaatacggTTTAAGAATCTTGATACATGTACCTTATTGTCGTTGTGTAATAAAACTATATAGTTTTAGGTAAATAGTTATGGAAgtgtgctgcaccctgtcctcaATGGGAAGCACCCTCTCAACATGGAGCCcggcatgggcacccttctgccatTATAGAATGAATGGTTAAGTCTGCCAACAATTACTTAAGTTTTGATTTAATCTTatgatatgattttaaatacaaacaaacattatatatctTGCAGTTAAATCCtaatattattcaattaatCACAATTCCAAATGTTTTCTGTGTGTTTTCACAATGTACAAATTAATTAcaacacaatattttataatgtgcCATTTTACCCTTTTGAAACCTGGCTGAAACCCTTTTTGCCTCGTTATAATAAAACTATTACTATTTTAGTTTTCCTTTAATTTCAGAGTGgaagtttgtattttaattatatccTTTTTGTTTATGCGAACGATCGCGGGATCACCAGTATGTTTAGTGTaataaatgatgaatattttgATGTGTAGCCAAGAGCTGAATCCCAAGGAAGTTAAACACCACAAAAACTATGATCTGTGTTACATCATCAGTTATAACAAATGAATACACAATACAGAACACTGATAGTTATATCAAATCATATGATACAACAAAGTTTAAGCGATATGGGCCTTCAAGTATACTTCCCATAATTAGTAGCAGAACAgaaaaatgatcatttatgaATTCATCGTATGGATGGTATAAACTTTCTGCCATTATTATACTATATTAGGGATAATTGTTTGGGgtgttttagtgtaagatcgtaatatattccACTGAGTAAgcaataagtatatatattcaACGAGCCtcgagtgaaatatttatttttggtggTCAAACGTTACGTTAATACGTCGTTGAGAGTGTGTCCCAGACCTGTACGTGTTGACGTTTTGTTGGGctgtaatttcaaaacaatgaaaaattatcaaattgttCGTTAACTATATGAAATAGtggaatatcatttttattttactgacttGTCTCTATATATCACAGGAAAGCTGCCATGTTTTAAATGCACgtattgatatttgttcaacACACATAATTCtatatgtgtatattatatgtttaattgttgtttatagagatttatggGTGAAATAAAAACGGTATTTCacagtttataaatgtaaaaatattacgTTGTTTCAAGTCACACGTGATGATGAACGATATGATTTCCAAAATGACGTTACTTGCGCTTACAGTTTGACgcgtttttttcttgaaaattgtcttttaataccaattttaggcatttattaaaaaataaaaagtttaagcgtaagatcgtaatatatttaacCTCGGGAACACCAAaggtaaatatttcacttgtggCTACGCATATAGTGGAATattactcccccccccccccaggtccgggggtataccggggaaagccggggaaatgggccgtgtttttacctttcaggtggccctgcagtaccgggtgaatgcggtggttttgtcttcgctttaaatatagcggggaatgggccttataTATGGTCCTTGGGGTGCGggagcatttggcggggattttaccatctgttcgttcCCATCTGTTttagccagggttggctggaccgaaagcccgctattccccggacctgtgggagccgtggttacaactgacttgTGCATTACTAGGGGAAATATATTACGACcgaacactgaaacaaacaattatcctctctATTAATGTGTATGTTGAACAGATGTCAAAACtggtatttattatatgctttgcGGCGGTTTATAGAAATTTATCTGtgaaatgatattgatatttaactgttttaaaagtgatttttttctgttttgaaattgtaGACGGCTCTCACTTTCAAGTCCAACGACAACGCGCACGGAGCTGGGGCACAAATTGAACAACGTCATTTCTGAATTGACGTAACGTTGGCATACACTGAATTCGGCgagattttctgaaaatcaacAATCATCTGTCATTTAATATCCTTTTCAAGCatataatgaaaagaaaatatgttcatttaagagtataattgttcatttcactcggtgaaatatattattcttCAAGAGAGTGCATACAGCTAGAGatatttaacaataaagttTTGATATTAGTATATACACATCataaacataattgtatatactcgcggcgtatatatatatgtgtacttCACTTAAACATGTCGCATTTCTTTTAAGTGGTGCGCTTTTTATAACGTGAACAATACGATATCTAGTGTGTTCATTACCAGCGTAATCATGACTAAAAGATGCGTGTTTCTTACTAATGAAACACtctttattgttatatataagcAACAGATCAACCAGAAGCCAGCACTTACATATGatattcaactgaaaaaaaGTTAAACTGGATTGTCACGTTCATTCAAGTTGCTGGCCATTGCATTTAGATTTACATGAAAAATGGCGtcattttactaatttttacTAATACTTTTAAAACCATGATTAAAACGTTCGTAAATGTAATTTTTCATTGAACAACCTCTTGAATCGGAAAAAATTTTTTTCGATTTAATttgtgcgttttttttttaagaaaaatattcaaacagtTCCAACATATCGATCGTGaagtttcttttaaatgtaGTTTTCAGCTAAGCACTTAAACATGCTTAAATAACTTAGTTTCTTAACACTTCATTTAAGCTTAAGCTTAAGATGTTAATATACATTCACGTATATATTTCGTTGAAAACTCACTTTCGTTAACACTTTCTATAAGAGTTTCAAGGATTTACAATTCTTTTCCTTTGTTTGATTATATGTCATTAATGCCGGATACAATTAAGCCAATAATGAGATTTTAGCAAACTTGTACGAACAGTCCTTGATGCTAGATTTACAAGTGCATCATATTAATAGCGACGAATTGGGGTTAATCAATTATTCATTAaagcttaaagtgacactcttattcaaaatcaatacatacacatgtataacaaccataacttttgagtgatgaaccttgaactatttactaaataaaacattgatggaaaatatttattactgataataagattgtaaccgtcaatttaatagctgaaaacgcaaaaaaatagtaaatgattggacagtgctaaaatatttactgtaatctactatcgtctctgaggtagaaataccgtgtttcctgcacatttctttcaaattgaactaggattccttcataataaccatttattttttacatttattcatcattttttggtatatttcaaCCATTGTAATAATTGTGGTGAATCTTAATTGGGACAGAGAGTACATCTTTAATGTCTTATGGTCTCCGAAAACATTTTAACTGGGTTTGAAAAGCGGATTTTGTGTTGAATCATAATCAtgaattgctttaaaaaataatgacataattatgACGTCCGTATGTGTACAGTGAAAGACTAAAGAATATTTGAGAATATCTTACATTTCAACCAATACCATCGCCTCAGACTGATATTGCTCATTTAAATTAGGATTCCATGACTACACATATTTTTGCCTACAACTTGGAAACACCGGAGATCGAGTTATCGGCTTCAATTCACTTTTGgtttcaaaaaatatcaaatatcaaactttttttctcaaatcACAAAGAAAAGGGCAACAAAgtaatcatttaatactttgaaCATATGACCTACACAAAAAGTTCAACTGACCGTGCAatcaattattacatatttaaggaaGATAATAGTTATCATTATCAACATTAACATTAGATTACGCGCAATCCCGTTTCGAGCCTCTTTCAAGCATCAGCAAGCACGCAAGATGATTGGTCGGTGTGGCTTACATTCCCACGGCCGGGTTTCCCAGCAACTACTGAATGAACGCATCGCACCAATGTGGACGACAGACTTTTATTTTCGATAATATACAAGGATTTTCAGCACCCCAAAATAAGCGTATGGAATGtccaaacataaacaaataaatatatcaaaaaggtaAAGAATGGCATTATTTCAAAGTGAAACACATTCGAGTATTGAGCATATTGAAGCTGAAACGAAACAACCAAAATGAACACGcgtatgttttgataaatatttagaatgtatctatttgaaaaaaaatatttaaacaaatgtaacagTTCAATTAATGTCGGAATTCAAcgatattatttaaacattaaaatcagcATTTATCTGCAGCCAGATTAAATATACTACatagaaacattattttagtgaaccttttttttttttactttttcagaGGTAATCATTACAAGTTTGGCCGTGGTATTTATCTGCCAGTGCGCGAACTCATGGACGATTCCATCAACTACGACCGAAGTGCCGCCTACTGATGGGGTGACGATGCCGACCATTCGTTTTGATGCCACGTCGACAATCACCGATGACCTGACGTCCTACAAGTCCCATACAAGTGACGTATCTGATTCAACAACCAAATCCACCCAGACCTCGACAGATTTTACGACGAGTCTGCCGTTGACGTCTGAATTGGTAACTGACGTCGCAGTTGACCGCACAGTCCTTCGAACAATTGTCGAGAACCTCGTAATTCTAAAAATTAAGGTCGACAAGGATATGGATTCTTTGGTGAGtagagttattttttatttcacaatatagaATAGTGTTTATActagtttaaaatattgttgaagagagcgtttttttatgataacatattataattctttaatattttatattaaaaaagtttttaaaaaaacgttGTTTTCCGTAGGTTGCTAATTCCGGGATATCGCAGTATAACTTGTATACGGATGAGGTCAAGTCTCAACGACCTAGACTTCCAGACAACATTGCTGACATGGCAAAGCAGTGCCAATATATGGTACGTAATCTAATGAAACCCGCATTTAATGTtctttgttttctattttagtaaaaagtgtattgtttatttatttgaaaaaattaGTAAAGAATTGGACTGCCACTGATAAAAATAtcactaaattaaaaaaatgtgcttTCTGTAATGGATgagtatgtttatattgtatttgcattgttGTAGGCGGTTTTGGGCGCTATCGAGGAAACATATTCGCAGTTTCTGCCTTGGGCGCAACAAGTGAAAGGAGCAGTGTTCAACGCTCTCCGACAGACCATCTACACTATACACACATCGGTATGTGCATGTTTtacttcatatttataaaacccATGATGTGCTACACCTTTAGTATAATGTAATGATTGTATCAAAAAATATGTaaggtatataatatatatttattttgattgttgaaaattttacttatgaacttttttgtttttgtaatttaggTCCACGCAAAAGAGCACACAAGTTCAACACCGAGTCCAACATCATCTACGGATTCTGATGACATATACGAGATCCTCAAGACGCTCGCAGCTCTCAGTTATCAAAATAACGATGCCACGAACGCCGTCTTTGATTTGTACCGTTGCTCCGCATAACGCCAGTTCAACAAATTGTGATAAAATTATTCGTTTATAATAAGCGCATGTTGTGAATATACGAGAGAAAAATGCGTGAACATTTGAGTGAAAGAAACGGGAATTGGAATTGGCTTAATATTGTATGCTTTGATTTATGTTGGAATTGGACTAACCAGACTTAATGTGTTCAGGGGTTCCACACACTGTGATATCTACAGTTTAAGGAGGAAAATGATCTCATCCAGCTATCGTAAACTATTTTGACCACTGCGCTTGCCAGCGAAATACTCATTGTACATTGACCTGATTTTAACAGGTGGAAACACCATTACTCATTCATAACTATTTATGATCATTCACCTATTTATATTCATCGATGCATATGTGCAAATGTACCTAGATATAATGCtcaaatcataaattatttatttactgaacTCATTTTGAATATGCATGTGTtctttgcaatatttatatttccaaatgtttactcttaaatttacatttacattcaaaatttgtttaatttattgttgtcttattaacctttttaataaaatttgttttaagataCCTTAGTCGTTTACTTCCATGTGTTTGAAAGAACGTCCCATCTCGtaaaaaattgtttaagaagctgaaaatagaaaaaaaaaaacagaataaaagaattttgttttaaaaaataaacatgtatgcattcaaAGAGGTCAGAATGGTCATTTATCGTTCAAAACAGAGACTGTTTTAGCATAAATCATATGACAGAATTACATCAGGTTTTGAAATGGTCTTCGAAATGGTTGTCCTGATGTACCCCCAAAAACAGTCATTGATCtgaaaggaaatttgaaaaatgtgacTGTGATGCGTGGAAATTGCTATCCCATTATTCACACCTGTGACAAAAATCCACTACCAACCACCGCGGGTGAGTTTGCGTTATCGCGGGAAATCGCGGCGATTTATTCCACGGTAGCCAACGCGGTGGTGCGCGACATCGCCGCATTCATCTCTGCTACCGCGTGCGACTTCCGAAATTATGCACGATACGACTAACCGCGATGTGCTGGTATTTCAACAGGTAAAGTTGGTACTGCTAGAAAATCCTACATGGAAGCTGAACCGTTATTCTTATTATCGTGTTAGTTGTTCAGATTTTATTAACTTATGATTAATTGTGAATAATTGACTCAAGAAATGGAGCATTTTCTTCATACCCGAAaagaatatataacatttaatgtaaatacatcgctcttaaataaatacttaatacaCAACCAGAACACAAACCATAGTCAAACGATTGAAAAACGTGcacagttttattcaaatatagtACTTATTCACAATCACACAAGTTTAACCAGGGCATtcgaaattcatattttttcgAACATGGTCAGAGAAGCGTCTTAATACTTTTACAGTTGCAAAGCACATATTTAGGGATCAAGCTATGTTTTGAGTACGAACGAATAATTTTAGATCATGGATTGAGTTTGTATGAGTTTATAAAACTGACTAGAATTATATGTATAGGACGGGAACAAAGAAAACTCCTTCAGTACATTGACAGCTACCTTAATTACCGTTAATTAACCCTTCGCATCGTCGCGTATCGCGGTGGCTCGACGCGGTGGAAGAACGCGGTGGGCATTATGCTTCAATCGCCGCGTATAgtgaaaaaatatcaagttcGCAGTAAGGAAAAATCGCGGCGATGAGCGAAATgtgcaaaaacaacaatatgtgGTTGGTAGTGGAGGGTCTCAATATGCTCCTGTGtgacaaatattgttatacatgtacatacctaTCTAACGTGATCTTTTGCAAGTATGGTCATATATCTGGGACAAATATATCTGGGACAAATATGGTCATATATCTGGGAAAAATGTGGTCATATATCTGGGAAAAATATGGTCATATATCTGGGAAAAATGTGGTCATATATCTGGGACAAATATGGTCATATATCTGGGAAAAA
Proteins encoded in this region:
- the LOC128232865 gene encoding complement C1q tumor necrosis factor-related protein 2-like isoform X1; this encodes MKFFTSSLVCIICIWMVKQHVTCNDVNILLTPDPQESVNVSTSSYFVDLARNFTQMMTSLQSSIEYVTKRVQTLEARAASDRHEIDRLQSVIVNITAGRKEVAFSARLSVTKEHMTDGTTVVFDQMISNYGDAYNPRTGIFTCTRTGLYLFSVSLEGHYTDGQGDIPAAITMDGTHLGYLVSDPIKSGQDVQGAVTMVTQVREGQRVWVEVYYRNDVSVFRTFSTFTGVLLS
- the LOC128232865 gene encoding complement C1q tumor necrosis factor-related protein 2-like isoform X2, which encodes MMTSLQSSIEYVTKRVQTLEARAASDRHEIDRLQSVIVNITAGRKEVAFSARLSVTKEHMTDGTTVVFDQMISNYGDAYNPRTGIFTCTRTGLYLFSVSLEGHYTDGQGDIPAAITMDGTHLGYLVSDPIKSGQDVQGAVTMVTQVREGQRVWVEVYYRNDVSVFRTFSTFTGVLLS